A single genomic interval of Plodia interpunctella isolate USDA-ARS_2022_Savannah chromosome 14, ilPloInte3.2, whole genome shotgun sequence harbors:
- the LOC128675475 gene encoding histone-lysine N-methyltransferase PRDM16-like isoform X3 produces the protein MDYDNIMLQFRRMLNFDTDPKMKISAADSQESGSPPPSPTDSATSESAPTLVHIKQENMPPGADLKEYYGSLDFGLSDTYLPSNYPEYAPGFLQRPLDLQNQRYLDPEKSPKDIKEPPEDEIKEINIPGELILKNGGVFARSNILVGTKYGPFVGKWGTQPLDSKYAWEVVGKNGIRGWLDGTTEKGNWLKLIRYTNYTHDANLQHTLHAGEVWYKVIRDISSGQELLLGPRTPLPLQDVMPSSEHQSSSNKFSQAEEEDREDTEPRCSFCDAPFPNIDALDRHLIQAHGQTPGAFHCELCNRAYSSRALLLRHRALAHTDIRKYPCENCPKVFTDPSNLQRHIRAQHVGARSHACPECGKTFATSSGLKQHTHIHSSVKPFQCKVCFKAYTQFSNLCRHKRMHIACRARVECGKCGQSFTSYASLTKHKRFCDCQSASVNLRGQMHQGIPQIPPLPNVGMNNPNNPNPFPLYRGPTLPLPYNSYYPALFSAAAAACQPEFLNPLLFNVQGRLAMEHDIALSNANMAKQEDRMSVKSIDSSTSLDDKKNKDAEFENRRNNDSSDRTTPNKTQSLYSKQSPRSSEDISQPRPSPVMAVSSPIVPFNFAREDLKGKSPFNFSLKLNNNEIKGHKSVSPSPKDLSKSITSEDKNSEYSDVEDDPKKDLGDQPLDLSISRKQTDMDSEVKNNDSSFRNLSVKSYSPPESPTERSKTPENDTTDVDVEGVDTKREDSPSMVSQPLAFPMPVHPQHNNIIDAMYRPRFPPFHSADALLSSTHSPYVPSPFNFLSPLLGTDGPERQTSAYAKFRELSAGPGKLRDRYACKFCGKVFPRSANLTRHLRTHTGEQPYKCKYCERSFSISSNLQRHVRNIHNKERPFRCPLCDRCFGQQTNLDRHLKKHEAEGGDSPSSADTEREDACFDDIRSFMGKVTCSPSAGSPPPASPRVAPRHSLAIST, from the exons ATGGACTATGACAATATCATGTTACAATTTCGCCGAATGCTGAACTTTGATACTGATCCAAAAATGAAGATATCTG CAGCAGACAGTCAAGAATCTGGCAGCCCCCCGCCCAGCCCCACTGACTCCGCCACTTCAGAATCAGCCCCCACTCTAGTCCACATCAAGCAGGAGAACATGCCTCCCGGAGCCGACCTCAAAGAGTACTACGGCTCCTTAGACTTCGGCCTATCAGACACATACCTACCTTCCAACTACCCTGAATACGCCCCTGGCTTCTTACAAAGACCATTAGATTTACAAAACCAAAGGTATCTAGATCCAGAAAAAAGCCCAAAAGATATCAAAGAACCACCagaagatgaaataaaagaaattaatatacctGGTGAGCTGATACTAAAAAATGGCGGTGTTTTTGCGAGATCTAATATTCTGGTTGGAACAAAGTACGGCCCTTTCGTCGGAAAGTGGGGAACGCAGCCGTTGGACTCCAAATACGCCTGGGAG GTGGTCGGCAAGAACGGCATTCGGGGATGGCTGGACGGCACTACAGAAAAAGGAAACTGGTTGAAACTGATCCGCTATACAAACTACACCCACGACGCCAACTTACAGCATACACTGCACGCTGGTGAA GTATGGTACAAGGTGATCCGGGATATCTCCTCAGGCCAGGAGTTGTTGCTGGGACCCAGGACTCCACTGCCCTTGCAGGATGTGATGCCCTCTAGCG AACACCAGAGTTCCAGTAACAAATTCTCGCAAGCAGAAGAGGAAGACAGAGAGGATACAGAGCCGAGGTGTTCCTTCTGCGACGCGCCCTTCCCTAACATCGATGC TCTCGACCGTCACCTGATCCAGGCGCACGGGCAAACACCCGGTGCATTTCATTGCGAGCTCTGCAACCGTGCATACAGCTCCCGAGCATTGCTGCTGCGACACCGGGCCCTAGCCCACACTGACATCAGGAAATATCCTTGCGAGAACTGCCCTAAG GTATTTACCGATCCTTCCAACCTCCAGCGCCACATCCGCGCGCAGCACGTGGGCGCGCGCAGCCACGCGTGTCCAGAGTGCGGGAAGACCTTCGCGACCTCCTCGGGCCTCAAGCAGCACACTCACATCCACTCTAGCGTCAAGCCGTTCCAGTGCAAAGTCTGCTTTAAG GCATACACCCAGTTTTCTAACTTGTGTCGTCACAAGCGAATGCACATCGCCTGTAGAGCCCGCGTTGAGTGCGGGAAATGCGGCCAGTCCTTCACTTCCTATGCCTCGCTCACTAAACACAAGCGGTTCTGTGACTGCCAGAGTGCCAGCGTCAACCTCCGAGGCCAGATGCACCAAGGAATACCGCAGATACCGCCCCTTCCAAACGTCGGGATGAATAATCCAAATAATCCAAACCCGTTCCCACTATACAGAGGACCTACACTGCCATTACCGTACAATTCTTACTACCCAGCATTATTTTCCGCTGCGGCAGCTGCTTGTCAACCGGAGTTTTTGAACCCACTGCTTTTCAATGTTCAAGGAAGACTGGCAATGGAACATGACATTGCCTTATCAAATGCAAATATGGCTAAACAAGAAGATCGAATGTCTGTTAAAAGTATTGATAGCTCAACATCATtagatgataaaaaaaataaagatgcGGAGTTTGAGAACAGGAGAAATAATGACAGTTCAGACAGAACTACACCAAATAAAACACAGAGTCTGTACTCTAAACAATCACCACGGTCATCTGAAGATATATCTCAGCCACGACCCTCGCCAGTTATGGCTGTATCATCTCCCATCGTACCATTCAATTTTGCAAGAGAAGATTTAAAAGGAAAGTCTCCCTTTAATTTCTCATTGAAActcaataataatgaaataaaaggaCACAAATCAGTTTCTCCTTCGCCTAAAGATTTGTCAAAAAGTATTACAAGTGAGGATAAGAATTCAGAATATTCTGATGTAGAAGACGATCCTAAGAAAGATTTAGGCGATCAACCGTTAGATTTATCGATTTCAAGAAAACAAACTGACATGGATTCTGAAGTAAAGAATAATGATAGTTCCTTTCGCAACTTATCAGTTAAGTCTTATTCGCCACCTGAAAGTCCCACAGAGAGAAGCAAAACTCCTGAAAATGACACAACAGATGTAGACGTAGAAGGCGTTGATACTAAACGCGAGGACTCACCTTCAATGGTCTCTCAGCCTCTAGCGTTCCCAATGCCCGTCCACCCTCAGCACAACAACATCATTGATGCCATGTATCGACCTAGGTTTCCTCCCTTTCATTCAGCAGACGCGCTTTTGAGTTCCACACACTCGCCTTACGTACCAAGtccgtttaattttttatcccCACTTCTCGGTACTGATGGTCCGGAGCGGCAAACGAGCGCTTACGCAAAATTTCGTGAACTGAGTGCCGGTCCTGGTAAACTACGTGACCGTTACGCTTGCAAATTCTGTGGAAAAGTATTTCCTCGCAGCGCTAATCTCACACGCCATCTCAGGACACACACAGGGGAGCAGCCTTACAAATGTAAGTACTGCGAGCGTTCCTTTTCGATTTCGTCCAATCTGCAGCGTCACGTGAGGAACATTCACAACAAAGAGAGACCGTTTAGATGTCCGTTATGTGACAGGTGTTTCGGCCAGCAGACAAATCTGGACCGGCACCTGAAGAAGCACGAAGCGGAGGGTGGAGACTCACCGAGTTCAGCGGATACAGAACGAGAAGATGCATGCTTTGATGACATCAGGTCTTTTATGGGGAAGGTGACCTGTTCCCCCAGCGCGGGCTCGCCGCCGCCCGCGTCCCCGCGCGTCGCGCCGCGCCACTCGCTCGCGATCTCCACATAG
- the LOC128675475 gene encoding histone-lysine N-methyltransferase PRDM16-like isoform X4, with product MDYDNIMLQFRRMLNFDTDPKMKISADSQESGSPPPSPTDSATSESAPTLVHIKQENMPPGADLKEYYGSLDFGLSDTYLPSNYPEYAPGFLQRPLDLQNQRYLDPEKSPKDIKEPPEDEIKEINIPGELILKNGGVFARSNILVGTKYGPFVGKWGTQPLDSKYAWEVVGKNGIRGWLDGTTEKGNWLKLIRYTNYTHDANLQHTLHAGEVWYKVIRDISSGQELLLGPRTPLPLQDVMPSSEHQSSSNKFSQAEEEDREDTEPRCSFCDAPFPNIDALDRHLIQAHGQTPGAFHCELCNRAYSSRALLLRHRALAHTDIRKYPCENCPKVFTDPSNLQRHIRAQHVGARSHACPECGKTFATSSGLKQHTHIHSSVKPFQCKVCFKAYTQFSNLCRHKRMHIACRARVECGKCGQSFTSYASLTKHKRFCDCQSASVNLRGQMHQGIPQIPPLPNVGMNNPNNPNPFPLYRGPTLPLPYNSYYPALFSAAAAACQPEFLNPLLFNVQGRLAMEHDIALSNANMAKQEDRMSVKSIDSSTSLDDKKNKDAEFENRRNNDSSDRTTPNKTQSLYSKQSPRSSEDISQPRPSPVMAVSSPIVPFNFAREDLKGKSPFNFSLKLNNNEIKGHKSVSPSPKDLSKSITSEDKNSEYSDVEDDPKKDLGDQPLDLSISRKQTDMDSEVKNNDSSFRNLSVKSYSPPESPTERSKTPENDTTDVDVEGVDTKREDSPSMVSQPLAFPMPVHPQHNNIIDAMYRPRFPPFHSADALLSSTHSPYVPSPFNFLSPLLGTDGPERQTSAYAKFRELSAGPGKLRDRYACKFCGKVFPRSANLTRHLRTHTGEQPYKCKYCERSFSISSNLQRHVRNIHNKERPFRCPLCDRCFGQQTNLDRHLKKHEAEGGDSPSSADTEREDACFDDIRSFMGKVTCSPSAGSPPPASPRVAPRHSLAIST from the exons ATGGACTATGACAATATCATGTTACAATTTCGCCGAATGCTGAACTTTGATACTGATCCAAAAATGAAGATATCTG CAGACAGTCAAGAATCTGGCAGCCCCCCGCCCAGCCCCACTGACTCCGCCACTTCAGAATCAGCCCCCACTCTAGTCCACATCAAGCAGGAGAACATGCCTCCCGGAGCCGACCTCAAAGAGTACTACGGCTCCTTAGACTTCGGCCTATCAGACACATACCTACCTTCCAACTACCCTGAATACGCCCCTGGCTTCTTACAAAGACCATTAGATTTACAAAACCAAAGGTATCTAGATCCAGAAAAAAGCCCAAAAGATATCAAAGAACCACCagaagatgaaataaaagaaattaatatacctGGTGAGCTGATACTAAAAAATGGCGGTGTTTTTGCGAGATCTAATATTCTGGTTGGAACAAAGTACGGCCCTTTCGTCGGAAAGTGGGGAACGCAGCCGTTGGACTCCAAATACGCCTGGGAG GTGGTCGGCAAGAACGGCATTCGGGGATGGCTGGACGGCACTACAGAAAAAGGAAACTGGTTGAAACTGATCCGCTATACAAACTACACCCACGACGCCAACTTACAGCATACACTGCACGCTGGTGAA GTATGGTACAAGGTGATCCGGGATATCTCCTCAGGCCAGGAGTTGTTGCTGGGACCCAGGACTCCACTGCCCTTGCAGGATGTGATGCCCTCTAGCG AACACCAGAGTTCCAGTAACAAATTCTCGCAAGCAGAAGAGGAAGACAGAGAGGATACAGAGCCGAGGTGTTCCTTCTGCGACGCGCCCTTCCCTAACATCGATGC TCTCGACCGTCACCTGATCCAGGCGCACGGGCAAACACCCGGTGCATTTCATTGCGAGCTCTGCAACCGTGCATACAGCTCCCGAGCATTGCTGCTGCGACACCGGGCCCTAGCCCACACTGACATCAGGAAATATCCTTGCGAGAACTGCCCTAAG GTATTTACCGATCCTTCCAACCTCCAGCGCCACATCCGCGCGCAGCACGTGGGCGCGCGCAGCCACGCGTGTCCAGAGTGCGGGAAGACCTTCGCGACCTCCTCGGGCCTCAAGCAGCACACTCACATCCACTCTAGCGTCAAGCCGTTCCAGTGCAAAGTCTGCTTTAAG GCATACACCCAGTTTTCTAACTTGTGTCGTCACAAGCGAATGCACATCGCCTGTAGAGCCCGCGTTGAGTGCGGGAAATGCGGCCAGTCCTTCACTTCCTATGCCTCGCTCACTAAACACAAGCGGTTCTGTGACTGCCAGAGTGCCAGCGTCAACCTCCGAGGCCAGATGCACCAAGGAATACCGCAGATACCGCCCCTTCCAAACGTCGGGATGAATAATCCAAATAATCCAAACCCGTTCCCACTATACAGAGGACCTACACTGCCATTACCGTACAATTCTTACTACCCAGCATTATTTTCCGCTGCGGCAGCTGCTTGTCAACCGGAGTTTTTGAACCCACTGCTTTTCAATGTTCAAGGAAGACTGGCAATGGAACATGACATTGCCTTATCAAATGCAAATATGGCTAAACAAGAAGATCGAATGTCTGTTAAAAGTATTGATAGCTCAACATCATtagatgataaaaaaaataaagatgcGGAGTTTGAGAACAGGAGAAATAATGACAGTTCAGACAGAACTACACCAAATAAAACACAGAGTCTGTACTCTAAACAATCACCACGGTCATCTGAAGATATATCTCAGCCACGACCCTCGCCAGTTATGGCTGTATCATCTCCCATCGTACCATTCAATTTTGCAAGAGAAGATTTAAAAGGAAAGTCTCCCTTTAATTTCTCATTGAAActcaataataatgaaataaaaggaCACAAATCAGTTTCTCCTTCGCCTAAAGATTTGTCAAAAAGTATTACAAGTGAGGATAAGAATTCAGAATATTCTGATGTAGAAGACGATCCTAAGAAAGATTTAGGCGATCAACCGTTAGATTTATCGATTTCAAGAAAACAAACTGACATGGATTCTGAAGTAAAGAATAATGATAGTTCCTTTCGCAACTTATCAGTTAAGTCTTATTCGCCACCTGAAAGTCCCACAGAGAGAAGCAAAACTCCTGAAAATGACACAACAGATGTAGACGTAGAAGGCGTTGATACTAAACGCGAGGACTCACCTTCAATGGTCTCTCAGCCTCTAGCGTTCCCAATGCCCGTCCACCCTCAGCACAACAACATCATTGATGCCATGTATCGACCTAGGTTTCCTCCCTTTCATTCAGCAGACGCGCTTTTGAGTTCCACACACTCGCCTTACGTACCAAGtccgtttaattttttatcccCACTTCTCGGTACTGATGGTCCGGAGCGGCAAACGAGCGCTTACGCAAAATTTCGTGAACTGAGTGCCGGTCCTGGTAAACTACGTGACCGTTACGCTTGCAAATTCTGTGGAAAAGTATTTCCTCGCAGCGCTAATCTCACACGCCATCTCAGGACACACACAGGGGAGCAGCCTTACAAATGTAAGTACTGCGAGCGTTCCTTTTCGATTTCGTCCAATCTGCAGCGTCACGTGAGGAACATTCACAACAAAGAGAGACCGTTTAGATGTCCGTTATGTGACAGGTGTTTCGGCCAGCAGACAAATCTGGACCGGCACCTGAAGAAGCACGAAGCGGAGGGTGGAGACTCACCGAGTTCAGCGGATACAGAACGAGAAGATGCATGCTTTGATGACATCAGGTCTTTTATGGGGAAGGTGACCTGTTCCCCCAGCGCGGGCTCGCCGCCGCCCGCGTCCCCGCGCGTCGCGCCGCGCCACTCGCTCGCGATCTCCACATAG
- the LOC128675475 gene encoding histone-lysine N-methyltransferase PRDM16-like isoform X1: protein MRSKAVARRLQAQGTEEDPNAIATNDNAAADSQESGSPPPSPTDSATSESAPTLVHIKQENMPPGADLKEYYGSLDFGLSDTYLPSNYPEYAPGFLQRPLDLQNQRYLDPEKSPKDIKEPPEDEIKEINIPGELILKNGGVFARSNILVGTKYGPFVGKWGTQPLDSKYAWEVVGKNGIRGWLDGTTEKGNWLKLIRYTNYTHDANLQHTLHAGEVWYKVIRDISSGQELLLGPRTPLPLQDVMPSSEHQSSSNKFSQAEEEDREDTEPRCSFCDAPFPNIDALDRHLIQAHGQTPGAFHCELCNRAYSSRALLLRHRALAHTDIRKYPCENCPKVFTDPSNLQRHIRAQHVGARSHACPECGKTFATSSGLKQHTHIHSSVKPFQCKVCFKAYTQFSNLCRHKRMHIACRARVECGKCGQSFTSYASLTKHKRFCDCQSASVNLRGQMHQGIPQIPPLPNVGMNNPNNPNPFPLYRGPTLPLPYNSYYPALFSAAAAACQPEFLNPLLFNVQGRLAMEHDIALSNANMAKQEDRMSVKSIDSSTSLDDKKNKDAEFENRRNNDSSDRTTPNKTQSLYSKQSPRSSEDISQPRPSPVMAVSSPIVPFNFAREDLKGKSPFNFSLKLNNNEIKGHKSVSPSPKDLSKSITSEDKNSEYSDVEDDPKKDLGDQPLDLSISRKQTDMDSEVKNNDSSFRNLSVKSYSPPESPTERSKTPENDTTDVDVEGVDTKREDSPSMVSQPLAFPMPVHPQHNNIIDAMYRPRFPPFHSADALLSSTHSPYVPSPFNFLSPLLGTDGPERQTSAYAKFRELSAGPGKLRDRYACKFCGKVFPRSANLTRHLRTHTGEQPYKCKYCERSFSISSNLQRHVRNIHNKERPFRCPLCDRCFGQQTNLDRHLKKHEAEGGDSPSSADTEREDACFDDIRSFMGKVTCSPSAGSPPPASPRVAPRHSLAIST from the exons CAGCAGACAGTCAAGAATCTGGCAGCCCCCCGCCCAGCCCCACTGACTCCGCCACTTCAGAATCAGCCCCCACTCTAGTCCACATCAAGCAGGAGAACATGCCTCCCGGAGCCGACCTCAAAGAGTACTACGGCTCCTTAGACTTCGGCCTATCAGACACATACCTACCTTCCAACTACCCTGAATACGCCCCTGGCTTCTTACAAAGACCATTAGATTTACAAAACCAAAGGTATCTAGATCCAGAAAAAAGCCCAAAAGATATCAAAGAACCACCagaagatgaaataaaagaaattaatatacctGGTGAGCTGATACTAAAAAATGGCGGTGTTTTTGCGAGATCTAATATTCTGGTTGGAACAAAGTACGGCCCTTTCGTCGGAAAGTGGGGAACGCAGCCGTTGGACTCCAAATACGCCTGGGAG GTGGTCGGCAAGAACGGCATTCGGGGATGGCTGGACGGCACTACAGAAAAAGGAAACTGGTTGAAACTGATCCGCTATACAAACTACACCCACGACGCCAACTTACAGCATACACTGCACGCTGGTGAA GTATGGTACAAGGTGATCCGGGATATCTCCTCAGGCCAGGAGTTGTTGCTGGGACCCAGGACTCCACTGCCCTTGCAGGATGTGATGCCCTCTAGCG AACACCAGAGTTCCAGTAACAAATTCTCGCAAGCAGAAGAGGAAGACAGAGAGGATACAGAGCCGAGGTGTTCCTTCTGCGACGCGCCCTTCCCTAACATCGATGC TCTCGACCGTCACCTGATCCAGGCGCACGGGCAAACACCCGGTGCATTTCATTGCGAGCTCTGCAACCGTGCATACAGCTCCCGAGCATTGCTGCTGCGACACCGGGCCCTAGCCCACACTGACATCAGGAAATATCCTTGCGAGAACTGCCCTAAG GTATTTACCGATCCTTCCAACCTCCAGCGCCACATCCGCGCGCAGCACGTGGGCGCGCGCAGCCACGCGTGTCCAGAGTGCGGGAAGACCTTCGCGACCTCCTCGGGCCTCAAGCAGCACACTCACATCCACTCTAGCGTCAAGCCGTTCCAGTGCAAAGTCTGCTTTAAG GCATACACCCAGTTTTCTAACTTGTGTCGTCACAAGCGAATGCACATCGCCTGTAGAGCCCGCGTTGAGTGCGGGAAATGCGGCCAGTCCTTCACTTCCTATGCCTCGCTCACTAAACACAAGCGGTTCTGTGACTGCCAGAGTGCCAGCGTCAACCTCCGAGGCCAGATGCACCAAGGAATACCGCAGATACCGCCCCTTCCAAACGTCGGGATGAATAATCCAAATAATCCAAACCCGTTCCCACTATACAGAGGACCTACACTGCCATTACCGTACAATTCTTACTACCCAGCATTATTTTCCGCTGCGGCAGCTGCTTGTCAACCGGAGTTTTTGAACCCACTGCTTTTCAATGTTCAAGGAAGACTGGCAATGGAACATGACATTGCCTTATCAAATGCAAATATGGCTAAACAAGAAGATCGAATGTCTGTTAAAAGTATTGATAGCTCAACATCATtagatgataaaaaaaataaagatgcGGAGTTTGAGAACAGGAGAAATAATGACAGTTCAGACAGAACTACACCAAATAAAACACAGAGTCTGTACTCTAAACAATCACCACGGTCATCTGAAGATATATCTCAGCCACGACCCTCGCCAGTTATGGCTGTATCATCTCCCATCGTACCATTCAATTTTGCAAGAGAAGATTTAAAAGGAAAGTCTCCCTTTAATTTCTCATTGAAActcaataataatgaaataaaaggaCACAAATCAGTTTCTCCTTCGCCTAAAGATTTGTCAAAAAGTATTACAAGTGAGGATAAGAATTCAGAATATTCTGATGTAGAAGACGATCCTAAGAAAGATTTAGGCGATCAACCGTTAGATTTATCGATTTCAAGAAAACAAACTGACATGGATTCTGAAGTAAAGAATAATGATAGTTCCTTTCGCAACTTATCAGTTAAGTCTTATTCGCCACCTGAAAGTCCCACAGAGAGAAGCAAAACTCCTGAAAATGACACAACAGATGTAGACGTAGAAGGCGTTGATACTAAACGCGAGGACTCACCTTCAATGGTCTCTCAGCCTCTAGCGTTCCCAATGCCCGTCCACCCTCAGCACAACAACATCATTGATGCCATGTATCGACCTAGGTTTCCTCCCTTTCATTCAGCAGACGCGCTTTTGAGTTCCACACACTCGCCTTACGTACCAAGtccgtttaattttttatcccCACTTCTCGGTACTGATGGTCCGGAGCGGCAAACGAGCGCTTACGCAAAATTTCGTGAACTGAGTGCCGGTCCTGGTAAACTACGTGACCGTTACGCTTGCAAATTCTGTGGAAAAGTATTTCCTCGCAGCGCTAATCTCACACGCCATCTCAGGACACACACAGGGGAGCAGCCTTACAAATGTAAGTACTGCGAGCGTTCCTTTTCGATTTCGTCCAATCTGCAGCGTCACGTGAGGAACATTCACAACAAAGAGAGACCGTTTAGATGTCCGTTATGTGACAGGTGTTTCGGCCAGCAGACAAATCTGGACCGGCACCTGAAGAAGCACGAAGCGGAGGGTGGAGACTCACCGAGTTCAGCGGATACAGAACGAGAAGATGCATGCTTTGATGACATCAGGTCTTTTATGGGGAAGGTGACCTGTTCCCCCAGCGCGGGCTCGCCGCCGCCCGCGTCCCCGCGCGTCGCGCCGCGCCACTCGCTCGCGATCTCCACATAG